One region of Mycobacterium riyadhense genomic DNA includes:
- a CDS encoding amidohydrolase yields MADADLVITGSLLTVDDARPTAEALAVADGRIVAIGSRADVGGFIGANTRTIDVGDGCVMPGFVEAHGHPLMEAVALSDRIVDIRPVTVRDAGQVVDVIRREAAQRGSAGAYLIGWDALLQSGLPEPTLAWLDEIAPDAPLVIIHNSGHKAYFNTHAARLNGLTRDTPDPKGASYGRDANGELDGTAEEIGAVFPLLAGAIQPSDYPDMLRAECARLNRAGLTTCSEMAFDPAFRPMVEQLRGELTVRLRTYEVSNPRMSTDATPGDGDDMLRQVGIKIWVDGSPWIGNIALSFPYLDTAATRAAGIAPGSCGCANYTREQLTEIVGAYFPHAWQIACHVQGDAGVDTILDVYEQALRQHPRDDHRLRLEHVGAIRPDQLRRAVELGVTCSLFVDQIHYWGDVIVDGLFGEERGSRWMPAGSAVAAGMRISLHNDPPVTPEEPLRNISVAATRIAPSGRVLAPEERLTVEQAIRAQTIDAAWQLFADDVIGSLEVGKYADMVVLSADPRTVPLQEIADLDVRATFLAGRQVYRR; encoded by the coding sequence ATGGCTGACGCTGACCTCGTCATTACCGGAAGCCTGCTCACCGTCGACGACGCCCGGCCGACGGCCGAAGCGCTTGCGGTCGCCGACGGCCGGATCGTCGCGATAGGCAGTAGAGCCGACGTAGGCGGGTTCATCGGTGCGAACACCCGAACCATCGATGTCGGCGACGGCTGCGTCATGCCGGGATTCGTTGAGGCACATGGTCATCCGCTGATGGAGGCCGTCGCGCTGTCGGACCGGATTGTCGATATCCGCCCGGTTACCGTCCGCGACGCGGGCCAGGTCGTCGACGTGATCCGTCGCGAGGCCGCACAAAGGGGGTCGGCCGGCGCCTACCTCATCGGTTGGGACGCCCTGCTGCAGTCCGGTCTTCCGGAGCCGACGCTGGCCTGGCTCGACGAGATCGCGCCGGACGCGCCGCTGGTGATCATTCACAACTCCGGGCACAAGGCCTACTTCAACACCCACGCCGCGCGGCTCAACGGGCTGACCCGGGATACTCCGGATCCCAAGGGCGCCAGCTACGGCCGTGACGCGAACGGGGAACTCGACGGCACTGCCGAGGAAATAGGCGCGGTGTTCCCGCTGCTGGCCGGTGCGATCCAGCCCAGCGACTATCCGGACATGCTGCGTGCCGAATGCGCTCGGCTCAACCGGGCGGGTCTGACCACCTGCTCGGAGATGGCGTTTGATCCGGCATTTCGGCCGATGGTGGAGCAGCTGCGCGGCGAGCTGACAGTCCGGCTGCGCACCTACGAGGTCTCCAATCCACGAATGTCCACCGACGCAACACCGGGCGACGGCGACGACATGCTGCGCCAGGTCGGCATCAAGATCTGGGTCGACGGCTCGCCGTGGATCGGCAATATCGCGCTGTCGTTTCCGTACCTGGACACCGCCGCCACCCGCGCCGCCGGTATCGCGCCGGGATCCTGCGGATGCGCCAACTACACCCGCGAACAGCTCACCGAAATCGTCGGCGCCTACTTCCCGCATGCCTGGCAGATCGCCTGTCACGTGCAAGGCGACGCCGGCGTCGACACCATCCTGGACGTCTATGAGCAGGCGCTGCGCCAGCATCCACGCGACGATCACCGACTGCGACTCGAACACGTTGGCGCCATCCGGCCCGACCAACTTCGGCGAGCCGTCGAGCTGGGCGTCACCTGCAGCCTGTTCGTCGATCAGATTCACTACTGGGGCGACGTCATCGTCGACGGTCTGTTCGGCGAAGAGCGCGGGTCGCGGTGGATGCCGGCCGGGTCCGCGGTGGCCGCCGGTATGCGCATTTCGCTGCACAACGATCCGCCGGTCACACCCGAGGAACCGCTGCGCAACATCAGCGTGGCCGCAACCCGGATTGCGCCGAGCGGCCGCGTGCTGGCTCCCGAAGAGCGATTGACGGTCGAGCAGGCGATCCGCGCCCAGACCATCGATGCGGCGTGGCAGCTGTTCGCGGACGACGTGATCGGCTCGCTGGAGGTCGGCAAGTACGCGGACATGGTGGTGCTGTCCGCCGATCCGCGGACGGTGCCGCTGCAAGAGATCGCCGATCTCGACGTGCGCGCGACGTTTCTGGCGGGCCGCCAGGTCTACCGGCGATGA
- a CDS encoding o-succinylbenzoate synthase has translation MTPTLPELLERLHVVALPMRVRFRGITTREVALIDGPAGWGEFGAFVEYGPHEAAHWLASGIEAAYGRPPPVWRDHVAINATVPAVAAAQVAEVLARFPGARTAKVKVAEPGQSLADDVDRVNAVRELVETVRVDANGGWSVEHAVQAAAALTADGNLEYLEQPCATVDELAELRRRVDVPIAADESIRKADDPLAVVRAGAADIAVLKVAPMGGVSALIDIAAQIDIPVVVSSALDSAVGIAAGLTAAAALPELRHACGLGTGGLFVEDVVAACEVTVPVDGKLTVGPVTPDPGRLAALAAPQDRRQWWIDRVKACYPLL, from the coding sequence ATGACACCGACGCTGCCCGAACTGCTGGAGCGCCTGCATGTCGTGGCGCTGCCGATGCGGGTGCGGTTTCGCGGCATCACCACCCGCGAAGTGGCATTGATCGACGGCCCAGCCGGTTGGGGCGAGTTCGGAGCGTTCGTGGAATACGGCCCCCACGAGGCCGCGCACTGGCTCGCCTCCGGCATTGAGGCCGCTTACGGGCGGCCGCCGCCGGTGTGGCGCGACCATGTCGCGATCAACGCCACCGTGCCCGCCGTCGCCGCCGCGCAGGTAGCCGAGGTGCTGGCCCGGTTTCCTGGAGCGCGCACCGCCAAGGTGAAGGTTGCCGAGCCGGGGCAGAGCCTGGCCGACGACGTCGATCGCGTCAACGCGGTACGCGAACTGGTCGAAACCGTGCGGGTCGACGCCAACGGCGGCTGGAGTGTCGAACATGCGGTGCAGGCAGCCGCCGCCCTGACCGCCGACGGCAACCTGGAGTACCTCGAACAACCCTGCGCCACCGTCGACGAGCTAGCCGAACTTCGTCGGCGGGTCGACGTCCCGATCGCCGCCGATGAAAGCATCCGCAAGGCCGACGACCCCCTGGCCGTGGTGCGCGCCGGAGCCGCCGACATCGCGGTGCTGAAAGTGGCTCCGATGGGTGGGGTTTCGGCGCTTATCGACATCGCGGCGCAGATCGACATCCCGGTCGTGGTATCCAGCGCGCTCGACTCAGCCGTCGGCATCGCCGCCGGGCTGACCGCCGCCGCAGCCTTACCCGAACTCCGCCACGCCTGCGGGCTGGGCACCGGGGGGTTGTTCGTCGAAGACGTCGTCGCGGCCTGCGAGGTCACCGTGCCCGTCGATGGCAAGCTGACGGTCGGCCCGGTGACGCCCGACCCCGGGCGGCTGGCCGCGCTGGCCGCGCCGCAGGACCGCCGACAGTGGTGGATTGATCGGGTCAAGGCGTGTTATCCGCTGCTGTAG
- a CDS encoding alpha/beta fold hydrolase, translated as MINLAYEDRGSGEPVVFIAGHGGPGRTWHPHQLPAFLAAGYRVITFDNRGIGATENAEGFTTQTMVADTAELIESLDIAPARIVGVSMGSFIAQELMVVRPELVHSAVLMATRGRLDRSREFFRTAEYELCNAGVTLPPAYDAKIRMLESFSPKTLNDDNAASDWIAMFTMWPTKYTPGFYAQLEVSPTTNRLPAYRNIAAPVLVIGFADDVVTPPYLGREVADALPNGRYLQIPDAGHLGFFERPEPVNAAMLKFFAGVSG; from the coding sequence GTGATCAACCTGGCTTACGAAGACCGTGGCAGCGGAGAACCCGTTGTCTTCATCGCCGGCCATGGCGGCCCCGGACGCACCTGGCACCCCCATCAACTGCCGGCCTTTCTCGCCGCCGGGTATCGCGTTATCACCTTCGACAATCGCGGGATCGGCGCCACCGAAAACGCCGAAGGATTTACCACCCAAACCATGGTCGCCGACACCGCGGAGCTAATCGAGTCGCTGGACATCGCGCCGGCGCGCATCGTCGGCGTGTCGATGGGCTCGTTCATCGCCCAAGAACTCATGGTGGTGCGGCCGGAGTTGGTCCACTCGGCTGTGCTGATGGCCACCCGCGGCCGGCTGGACCGCAGCCGCGAGTTCTTCCGCACGGCCGAGTACGAGCTTTGTAACGCCGGCGTCACACTCCCGCCGGCGTACGACGCGAAAATCCGTATGCTGGAAAGCTTTTCACCCAAGACCCTCAACGATGACAACGCGGCCAGTGACTGGATCGCGATGTTCACCATGTGGCCGACCAAATACACCCCGGGCTTCTATGCCCAACTGGAGGTCTCGCCGACGACGAACCGGCTGCCCGCGTACCGCAACATCGCCGCACCGGTGCTGGTGATCGGTTTTGCCGACGACGTGGTGACTCCGCCCTACCTAGGACGCGAAGTCGCCGATGCCCTGCCCAACGGCCGGTATCTGCAGATACCCGATGCCGGTCATCTCGGTTTCTTCGAGCGGCCGGAGCCGGTCAACGCCGCGATGTTGAAGTTCTTTGCGGGTGTGAGCGGCTAA
- the menD gene encoding 2-succinyl-5-enolpyruvyl-6-hydroxy-3-cyclohexene-1-carboxylic-acid synthase: MNPSTTQARVVVDELIRGGVRDVVLCPGSRNAPLAFALQDADRSGRIRLHVRIDERTAGYLAIGLAIAAGAPVCVAMTSGTAVANLGPAVVEANYARVPLIVLSANRPYELLGTGANQTMEQLGYFGTQVRATISLGLAEDAPERMAALNATWRSATCRVLVAATGARTANAGPVHFDIPLREPLVPDPEPHGAVTPPGRPDGKPWTYTPPVTFDQPLEVDLSADTVVVAGHGAGVHPNLTELPTVAEPTAPGPANPLHPLALPLLHPQQVIMLGRPTLHRPVSALLADPKVPVYALTTGPRWPDVSGNSQATGTRAVTTGSPNPAWLHRCADLDRHANQAVRGQLRAHPLTTGLHVAAAVADALRPGDQLVLGASNPVRDAALVGLDTHDIHVRSNRGVAGIDGTVSTAIGAALAYERARTGRTIALIGDLTFVHDSSGLLIGPTEPTPRKLTIVVSNDNGGGIFELLEQGDPRFADVSSRIFGTPHDVDVGALCRAYHVESRQIEVDELRSALDEAGPGMRVLEVKADRSSLRQLHAAIKAAL, from the coding sequence ATGAACCCCTCGACGACACAGGCGCGCGTCGTCGTCGACGAGCTGATCCGTGGCGGCGTCCGCGACGTGGTGTTGTGCCCGGGCTCGCGCAACGCTCCGCTGGCCTTTGCGTTACAGGACGCCGACCGGTCCGGCCGAATCCGGTTGCATGTTCGCATTGACGAACGCACCGCCGGCTACCTCGCCATCGGGCTGGCCATCGCGGCCGGCGCCCCGGTGTGTGTCGCCATGACCTCTGGCACCGCCGTGGCCAATCTCGGTCCAGCGGTGGTGGAAGCCAACTACGCTCGCGTGCCGCTGATCGTGCTATCGGCCAACCGGCCCTACGAATTGCTGGGCACCGGGGCCAACCAGACCATGGAGCAGCTGGGCTACTTTGGCACCCAAGTGCGCGCCACCATCAGCCTGGGATTGGCCGAGGACGCGCCCGAACGAATGGCCGCCCTCAACGCGACGTGGCGGTCGGCCACCTGCCGGGTGTTGGTGGCTGCCACCGGTGCTCGGACCGCCAACGCGGGCCCGGTGCATTTCGACATCCCGCTGCGGGAACCGCTGGTGCCAGACCCGGAACCGCACGGTGCCGTCACACCGCCAGGCCGGCCCGACGGCAAGCCGTGGACCTACACACCGCCGGTCACCTTCGACCAGCCGCTGGAGGTCGACCTGTCGGCGGACACCGTCGTCGTCGCCGGTCACGGCGCGGGCGTGCATCCCAACCTGACGGAGTTGCCGACCGTAGCCGAGCCGACGGCGCCGGGGCCAGCCAACCCACTCCATCCGCTGGCGCTGCCGCTGCTGCACCCCCAGCAGGTGATCATGCTGGGCCGCCCAACACTGCACCGCCCGGTGTCGGCGCTGCTGGCCGACCCCAAGGTGCCGGTGTACGCGCTAACCACCGGGCCGCGCTGGCCGGATGTCTCGGGCAACTCGCAGGCCACCGGCACCCGGGCGGTCACCACCGGGTCGCCCAACCCGGCCTGGCTGCACCGCTGTGCGGACCTTGACCGGCACGCGAACCAGGCAGTGCGCGGTCAACTTAGGGCGCACCCGCTTACCACAGGACTGCACGTCGCCGCCGCCGTGGCGGATGCGCTCAGGCCCGGTGACCAGCTGGTACTGGGGGCGTCCAACCCGGTGCGCGACGCGGCGCTGGTGGGCCTGGACACCCACGACATCCACGTGCGGTCCAATCGGGGCGTCGCCGGCATCGATGGCACTGTGTCCACCGCCATCGGGGCGGCACTGGCTTACGAGAGGGCCCGTACCGGCCGGACGATCGCGCTGATCGGCGACCTGACGTTCGTCCACGACAGCTCCGGGCTGTTAATCGGTCCCACCGAACCGACGCCGCGAAAGCTGACGATCGTGGTGTCGAACGACAACGGCGGTGGCATCTTCGAACTGCTCGAGCAGGGCGACCCGCGGTTCGCGGACGTGTCATCGCGGATCTTCGGTACCCCCCATGACGTCGACGTGGGAGCGCTGTGTCGGGCTTACCACGTGGAGAGCCGGCAGATCGAGGTCGACGAGTTGCGGTCGGCGCTCGACGAGGCCGGCCCCGGCATGCGCGTGTTGGAGGTCAAGGCGGACCGGTCCTCGCTGCGGCAGCTGCACGCCGCGATCAAGGCGGCCCTGTGA
- a CDS encoding DUF3592 domain-containing protein, with product MISPKLMLRILVHGTSEELPDTRARIVVRWARIAILIIAVLVTLQSVLLVAGAWRNDLAIDRNMGVARAEVLSAGPRRSTIEFVTPERVTYRPELGVLYPSELATGMRIYVEYNKNDPNLVRVQHRNAALAIIPAGSIAVVAWLAAIVALVFLALLDKRLNR from the coding sequence GTGATTTCGCCAAAATTGATGCTGCGCATTCTCGTTCACGGCACCAGCGAAGAACTGCCGGACACCCGCGCGCGGATTGTGGTGCGGTGGGCGCGAATTGCCATCCTGATCATTGCGGTTCTGGTCACGCTGCAGTCGGTGCTGTTGGTGGCCGGGGCCTGGCGCAACGATCTGGCCATCGACCGCAACATGGGCGTCGCGCGGGCCGAGGTGCTCAGCGCCGGGCCGCGGCGCTCAACCATCGAGTTCGTGACGCCGGAGCGCGTCACTTATCGGCCCGAACTCGGTGTGCTGTATCCGTCCGAGCTGGCCACCGGTATGCGGATTTACGTCGAATACAACAAGAACGATCCCAACCTGGTCCGGGTGCAGCACCGTAACGCCGCACTGGCGATCATCCCGGCGGGGTCTATCGCGGTGGTGGCCTGGCTGGCCGCAATCGTTGCGCTGGTCTTCCTGGCACTCCTGGACAAGCGCCTGAATCGGTAG
- a CDS encoding glycosyltransferase family 4 protein, with amino-acid sequence MRVAIVAESFLPNVNGVSNSVIRVLEHLRRTGHEALVIAPDAPPGEPGADRLHDGVRVHRAPSRMFPKVTTLPLGVPTPRILRVLRGFDPDVVHLASPALLGYGGLRAARRLGAPTVAVFQTDVPGFAASYGIPMTARAAWAWFRHLHGLADRTLAPSTATMEVLAAQGIPRLHRWARGVDLLRFAPSARDEALRRHWSPDGKPIVGFVGRLAPEKHVDRLAALAAGGAVRLVIIGDGVDRLKLQSAMPTALFTGALYGDKLAAAYASMDVFVHPGEHETFCQVVQEALASGLPVIAPDAGGPRDLITPRRTGLLLPVDEFEARLPAAVAHLIRERDRYAPEARRSVLGRSWSVICDELVGHYEAVQGMRRVQAA; translated from the coding sequence GTGCGCGTTGCGATCGTCGCCGAGTCGTTCCTCCCGAACGTCAACGGTGTCAGCAACTCGGTGATTCGGGTGCTCGAGCACCTGCGTCGGACCGGTCACGAAGCCCTCGTCATCGCCCCGGATGCACCCCCGGGTGAACCCGGTGCCGACCGCCTGCACGACGGCGTCCGGGTACACCGGGCGCCGTCGCGAATGTTCCCCAAGGTGACCACGCTGCCGCTGGGGGTACCCACCCCCCGAATTCTGCGTGTGCTGCGCGGTTTCGATCCCGACGTGGTGCATTTGGCGTCGCCGGCACTGCTCGGCTACGGCGGGCTGCGGGCTGCGCGCCGTCTCGGAGCGCCCACGGTCGCGGTATTCCAAACCGACGTACCGGGTTTCGCGGCGAGCTACGGAATCCCGATGACCGCGCGGGCCGCGTGGGCATGGTTCCGGCACCTGCACGGTCTCGCTGACCGCACCCTAGCGCCTTCCACGGCAACGATGGAAGTCCTTGCTGCCCAAGGCATCCCGCGGCTCCATCGGTGGGCGCGCGGGGTGGATCTGCTCCGGTTTGCACCGTCGGCGCGAGATGAGGCGTTGCGGCGCCACTGGTCGCCGGACGGAAAGCCGATCGTTGGCTTCGTGGGCCGGCTCGCACCCGAGAAGCATGTCGATCGTCTCGCGGCTCTGGCGGCCGGCGGCGCGGTGCGGCTCGTGATCATCGGCGATGGAGTCGACCGACTCAAGCTGCAATCGGCAATGCCGACAGCGCTTTTCACTGGCGCGCTGTATGGCGACAAGCTCGCCGCGGCGTACGCCAGTATGGACGTATTCGTGCATCCCGGCGAGCATGAGACGTTCTGTCAGGTCGTACAGGAGGCGCTGGCGTCGGGGCTGCCGGTGATTGCCCCCGACGCCGGCGGTCCGCGAGATTTGATCACTCCGCGACGCACCGGGCTGCTGCTACCCGTCGACGAATTCGAGGCCCGGCTCCCCGCAGCCGTAGCTCACCTGATCCGCGAACGCGACCGCTACGCGCCCGAAGCTCGGCGCAGTGTGCTCGGCCGTAGCTGGTCGGTGATCTGTGACGAGCTGGTCGGCCACTACGAGGCGGTGCAGGGGATGCGACGGGTTCAGGCTGCCTA